In Nasonia vitripennis strain AsymCx chromosome 2, Nvit_psr_1.1, whole genome shotgun sequence, a genomic segment contains:
- the LOC100116180 gene encoding CSC1-like protein 2 isoform X1 — MDFNQDYPNTSQYTPISPDQCFVIRRNTTFVTNAYNGVPDNLLVNSVAFVFLVLLFGLLRKKAWNYGRLALLHKTENRWMELFYGEHSESRDGEVTCIEASVNSHLSHTDRGFLSWIVTAFKLPDVELLKRAGPDGLLYVSFQRHLIVLTAMMTAVSLCIILPINFHGKNSGDESTFSHTTISNLDSKSHWLWVHTLILLSYLPIGAVVMRRFIKQVRDMKPAGELAARTLLITEIPKHQCNVDGLTEYFTEAFPTLTVEDVTLAYDIKQLTKLDAERDCAEQARLYCENYNRRKGPLKMYPQLCGQVVGCCFKQQHVDALEFYTAEEARLTTLVEEERKVSLSRPIGVAFVTLGTPGAARTMRRQLRSSPSIKWVVDYAPAPADIFWENLSIARPCWYFNAIMINTLLGLTMFFLTTPAVVVTAVNNLSTTGEIKKLSPLLSAFLPTVLLVSVAALMPALVGRSEALVRHWTRSGLNRAVMRKTLLLLLLMVLILPSLGLTSAQAFFEWTVSAGNNTARWECVFLPDQGALFVNYVITAALLGSGLELVRFPELALYTFRLCIARSRAERIYVRKAVLWEFPLGAHYAWLLLVFTMTTVYSLACPLITPFGLLYLSIKHLVDRHNLCFAYGPSVGGGQLSGAAATAAGAAPVLAQAAFLALGLVRTELSPLAAVQLIGLAANILGLVTGATLPASKPKSQSSKRDLSAGQHFVAPVLRKKLNVGSPEETVSGSTSVQSSLSTKVYTTSSSTQGSPKLYQDYGREPTNV, encoded by the exons atggATTTCAATCAGGATTACCCGAA CACAAGTCAATACACACCTATATCACCGGACCAGTGCTTTGTGATAAGAAGAAACACAACGTTTGTAACGAATGCATACAATGGGGTACCTGATAATCTCTTGGTCAATAGTGTGGCATTTGTT TTTCTGGTGTTGTTGTTTGGTCTGCTTCGGAAGAAAGCTTGGAATTATGGGCGGTTGGCCCTCTTGCATAAAACAGAGAACAGGTGGATGGAGCTGTTTTATGGTGAGCATTCTGAATCTAGAGATGGTGAAGTGACATGCATAGAAGCATCCGTGAATTCACATCTTTCCCATACGGATAGAGGATTTCTATCGTGGATAGTAACAGCTTTCAAATTACC AGATGTTGAGCTGTTGAAGAGAGCTGGTCCAGATGGCCTACTTTATGTCTCTTTTCAGAGACATTTAATTGTATTGACTGCCATGATGACTGCCGTTTCGCTTTGCATCATTTTACCGATCAATTTTCATGGGAAAAACAGCGGAGATGAAAGTACTTTCAGTCACACAACCATATCCAATCTTGATTCCAAGTCTCATTGGCTCTGGGTACACACGCTGATACTCCTATCATATTTGCCTATTGGAGCAGTTGTCATGCGACGATTCATAAAACAAGTCAGAGATATGAAACCAGCAGGAGAGTTGGCAGCAAGAACTTTGTTGATCACAGAGATTCCAAAGCACCAATGCAATGTTGATGGATTGACAGAATACTTTAC AGAAGCTTTCCCCACTTTAACCGTCGAGGATGTAACTCTAGCATATGATATTAAACAACTAACGAAATTGGATGCAGAAAGAGACTGCGCCGAGCAGGCGCGACTTTATTGTGAGAATTACAATAGAAGAAAGGGGCCATTGAAAATGTATCCCCAGCTTTGTGGCCAGGTTGTGGGATGCTGCTTCAAACAA caACACGTGGACGCGCTTGAATTCTACACGGCGGAAGAGGCGCGTCTGACAACTCTCGtcgaggaggagagaaaagtTTCCTTGAGTCGACCGATAGGTGTAGCATTCGTGACGCTGG GCACGCCGGGAGCCGCGAGGACTATGCGTCGGCAGCTGCGCTCCTCGCCGTCCATCAAGTGGGTCGTAGACTATGCACCGGCACCCGCGGACATATTTTGGGAAAATTTGAGCATCGCCAGGCCTTGCTGGTACTTCAATGCGATTATGATCAACACCTTGTTGGGCCTTACTATGTTCTTTCTTACGACACCTGCT GTCGTGGTGACGGCAGTGAACAATTTGTCGACGACCGGAGAGATAAAAAAGCTCAGCCCTCTGCTGTCAGCCTTCCTGCCAACGGTCCTGCTGGTCAGCGTGGCTGCGCTGATGCCGGCTCTGGTTGGACGTAGCGAAGCTCTGGTGAGGCACTGGACCAGAAGTGGCTTGAATAGAGCTGTTATGAGGAAGACGCTGCTCCTGCTTCTGTTGATGGTACTGATTCTACCGAGTTTAGGATTGACCAGTGCCCAGGCATTCTTCGAGTGGACTGTAAGCGCGGGAAATAATACCGCGCGCTGGGAGTGCGTCTTTCTGCCCGATCAG GGTGCGTTGTTTGTAAATTATGTGATAACGGCAGCATTATTAGGAAGCGGCCTGGAGCTTGTGAGATTTCCAGAGCTGGCACTTTATACCTTTAGGCTATGCATAGCGAGAAGTCGCGCGGAGCGCATTTACGTTAGGAAAGCTGTTCTGTGGGAGTTCCCTCTGGGCGCGCACTACGCCTGGCTACTGTTGGTCTTCACAATGACGACGGTTTACAGCCTGGCATGTCCGCTCATCACGCCCTTTGGGCTGCTCTatttatcaattaaacattTA gTGGACCGACACAATTTGTGCTTCGCATACGGCCCGAGCGTTGGAGGAGGTCAATTATCAGGAGCTGCGGCGACCGCTGCTGGAGCTGCGCCGGTTCTCGCACAGGCTGCATTTCTGGCCTTGGGTCTCGTGCGAACGGAACTATCGCCATTAGCCGCAGTCCAACTTATCGGACTTGCAGCCAACATTCTGGGTCTTGTCACCGGAGCGACCTTGCCTGCTTCGAAACCCAAG AGCCAGTCATCGAAACGAGATTTATCCGCGGGTCAGCATTTCGTTGCACCAGTGCTGCGGAAGAAACTTAACGTGGGCAGTCCGGAGGAGACGGTTTCAGGATCTACATCTGTGCAAAGCTCACTAAGTACGAAAGTTTATACCACAAGTTCTTCCACTCAAGGAAGTCCAAAATTATATCAGGATTACGGCAGAGAACCAACTAACGTGTAA
- the LOC100116180 gene encoding CSC1-like protein 2 isoform X3: MELFYGEHSESRDGEVTCIEASVNSHLSHTDRGFLSWIVTAFKLPDVELLKRAGPDGLLYVSFQRHLIVLTAMMTAVSLCIILPINFHGKNSGDESTFSHTTISNLDSKSHWLWVHTLILLSYLPIGAVVMRRFIKQVRDMKPAGELAARTLLITEIPKHQCNVDGLTEYFTEAFPTLTVEDVTLAYDIKQLTKLDAERDCAEQARLYCENYNRRKGPLKMYPQLCGQVVGCCFKQQHVDALEFYTAEEARLTTLVEEERKVSLSRPIGVAFVTLGTPGAARTMRRQLRSSPSIKWVVDYAPAPADIFWENLSIARPCWYFNAIMINTLLGLTMFFLTTPAVVVTAVNNLSTTGEIKKLSPLLSAFLPTVLLVSVAALMPALVGRSEALVRHWTRSGLNRAVMRKTLLLLLLMVLILPSLGLTSAQAFFEWTVSAGNNTARWECVFLPDQGALFVNYVITAALLGSGLELVRFPELALYTFRLCIARSRAERIYVRKAVLWEFPLGAHYAWLLLVFTMTTVYSLACPLITPFGLLYLSIKHLVDRHNLCFAYGPSVGGGQLSGAAATAAGAAPVLAQAAFLALGLVRTELSPLAAVQLIGLAANILGLVTGATLPASKPKSQSSKRDLSAGQHFVAPVLRKKLNVGSPEETVSGSTSVQSSLSTKVYTTSSSTQGSPKLYQDYGREPTNV; the protein is encoded by the exons ATGGAGCTGTTTTATGGTGAGCATTCTGAATCTAGAGATGGTGAAGTGACATGCATAGAAGCATCCGTGAATTCACATCTTTCCCATACGGATAGAGGATTTCTATCGTGGATAGTAACAGCTTTCAAATTACC AGATGTTGAGCTGTTGAAGAGAGCTGGTCCAGATGGCCTACTTTATGTCTCTTTTCAGAGACATTTAATTGTATTGACTGCCATGATGACTGCCGTTTCGCTTTGCATCATTTTACCGATCAATTTTCATGGGAAAAACAGCGGAGATGAAAGTACTTTCAGTCACACAACCATATCCAATCTTGATTCCAAGTCTCATTGGCTCTGGGTACACACGCTGATACTCCTATCATATTTGCCTATTGGAGCAGTTGTCATGCGACGATTCATAAAACAAGTCAGAGATATGAAACCAGCAGGAGAGTTGGCAGCAAGAACTTTGTTGATCACAGAGATTCCAAAGCACCAATGCAATGTTGATGGATTGACAGAATACTTTAC AGAAGCTTTCCCCACTTTAACCGTCGAGGATGTAACTCTAGCATATGATATTAAACAACTAACGAAATTGGATGCAGAAAGAGACTGCGCCGAGCAGGCGCGACTTTATTGTGAGAATTACAATAGAAGAAAGGGGCCATTGAAAATGTATCCCCAGCTTTGTGGCCAGGTTGTGGGATGCTGCTTCAAACAA caACACGTGGACGCGCTTGAATTCTACACGGCGGAAGAGGCGCGTCTGACAACTCTCGtcgaggaggagagaaaagtTTCCTTGAGTCGACCGATAGGTGTAGCATTCGTGACGCTGG GCACGCCGGGAGCCGCGAGGACTATGCGTCGGCAGCTGCGCTCCTCGCCGTCCATCAAGTGGGTCGTAGACTATGCACCGGCACCCGCGGACATATTTTGGGAAAATTTGAGCATCGCCAGGCCTTGCTGGTACTTCAATGCGATTATGATCAACACCTTGTTGGGCCTTACTATGTTCTTTCTTACGACACCTGCT GTCGTGGTGACGGCAGTGAACAATTTGTCGACGACCGGAGAGATAAAAAAGCTCAGCCCTCTGCTGTCAGCCTTCCTGCCAACGGTCCTGCTGGTCAGCGTGGCTGCGCTGATGCCGGCTCTGGTTGGACGTAGCGAAGCTCTGGTGAGGCACTGGACCAGAAGTGGCTTGAATAGAGCTGTTATGAGGAAGACGCTGCTCCTGCTTCTGTTGATGGTACTGATTCTACCGAGTTTAGGATTGACCAGTGCCCAGGCATTCTTCGAGTGGACTGTAAGCGCGGGAAATAATACCGCGCGCTGGGAGTGCGTCTTTCTGCCCGATCAG GGTGCGTTGTTTGTAAATTATGTGATAACGGCAGCATTATTAGGAAGCGGCCTGGAGCTTGTGAGATTTCCAGAGCTGGCACTTTATACCTTTAGGCTATGCATAGCGAGAAGTCGCGCGGAGCGCATTTACGTTAGGAAAGCTGTTCTGTGGGAGTTCCCTCTGGGCGCGCACTACGCCTGGCTACTGTTGGTCTTCACAATGACGACGGTTTACAGCCTGGCATGTCCGCTCATCACGCCCTTTGGGCTGCTCTatttatcaattaaacattTA gTGGACCGACACAATTTGTGCTTCGCATACGGCCCGAGCGTTGGAGGAGGTCAATTATCAGGAGCTGCGGCGACCGCTGCTGGAGCTGCGCCGGTTCTCGCACAGGCTGCATTTCTGGCCTTGGGTCTCGTGCGAACGGAACTATCGCCATTAGCCGCAGTCCAACTTATCGGACTTGCAGCCAACATTCTGGGTCTTGTCACCGGAGCGACCTTGCCTGCTTCGAAACCCAAG AGCCAGTCATCGAAACGAGATTTATCCGCGGGTCAGCATTTCGTTGCACCAGTGCTGCGGAAGAAACTTAACGTGGGCAGTCCGGAGGAGACGGTTTCAGGATCTACATCTGTGCAAAGCTCACTAAGTACGAAAGTTTATACCACAAGTTCTTCCACTCAAGGAAGTCCAAAATTATATCAGGATTACGGCAGAGAACCAACTAACGTGTAA
- the LOC100116180 gene encoding CSC1-like protein 2 isoform X2 has translation MDFNQDYPNTSQYTPISPDQCFVIRRNTTFVTNAYNGVPDNLLVNSVAFVFLVLLFGLLRKKAWNYGRLALLHKTENRWMELFYGEHSESRDGEVTCIEASVNSHLSHTDRGFLSWIVTAFKLPDVELLKRAGPDGLLYVSFQRHLIVLTAMMTAVSLCIILPINFHGKNSGDESTFSHTTISNLDSKSHWLWVHTLILLSYLPIGAVVMRRFIKQVRDMKPAGELAARTLLITEIPKHQCNVDGLTEYFTEAFPTLTVEDVTLAYDIKQLTKLDAERDCAEQARLYCENYNRRKGPLKMYPQLCGQVVGCCFKQQHVDALEFYTAEEARLTTLVEEERKVSLSRPIGVAFVTLGTPGAARTMRRQLRSSPSIKWVVDYAPAPADIFWENLSIARPCWYFNAIMINTLLGLTMFFLTTPAVVVTAVNNLSTTGEIKKLSPLLSAFLPTVLLVSVAALMPALVGRSEALVRHWTRSGLNRAVMRKTLLLLLLMVLILPSLGLTSAQAFFEWTVSAGNNTARWECVFLPDQGALFVNYVITAALLGSGLELVRFPELALYTFRLCIARSRAERIYVRKAVLWEFPLGAHYAWLLLVFTMTTVYSLACPLITPFGLLYLSIKHLVDRHNLCFAYGPSVGGGQLSGAAATAAGAAPVLAQAAFLALGLVRTELSPLAAVQLIGLAANILGLVTGATLPASKPKSQSSKRDLSAGQHFVAPVLRKKLNVGSPEETVSGSTSVQSSLNYTNPPDDTRIKIEKLQN, from the exons atggATTTCAATCAGGATTACCCGAA CACAAGTCAATACACACCTATATCACCGGACCAGTGCTTTGTGATAAGAAGAAACACAACGTTTGTAACGAATGCATACAATGGGGTACCTGATAATCTCTTGGTCAATAGTGTGGCATTTGTT TTTCTGGTGTTGTTGTTTGGTCTGCTTCGGAAGAAAGCTTGGAATTATGGGCGGTTGGCCCTCTTGCATAAAACAGAGAACAGGTGGATGGAGCTGTTTTATGGTGAGCATTCTGAATCTAGAGATGGTGAAGTGACATGCATAGAAGCATCCGTGAATTCACATCTTTCCCATACGGATAGAGGATTTCTATCGTGGATAGTAACAGCTTTCAAATTACC AGATGTTGAGCTGTTGAAGAGAGCTGGTCCAGATGGCCTACTTTATGTCTCTTTTCAGAGACATTTAATTGTATTGACTGCCATGATGACTGCCGTTTCGCTTTGCATCATTTTACCGATCAATTTTCATGGGAAAAACAGCGGAGATGAAAGTACTTTCAGTCACACAACCATATCCAATCTTGATTCCAAGTCTCATTGGCTCTGGGTACACACGCTGATACTCCTATCATATTTGCCTATTGGAGCAGTTGTCATGCGACGATTCATAAAACAAGTCAGAGATATGAAACCAGCAGGAGAGTTGGCAGCAAGAACTTTGTTGATCACAGAGATTCCAAAGCACCAATGCAATGTTGATGGATTGACAGAATACTTTAC AGAAGCTTTCCCCACTTTAACCGTCGAGGATGTAACTCTAGCATATGATATTAAACAACTAACGAAATTGGATGCAGAAAGAGACTGCGCCGAGCAGGCGCGACTTTATTGTGAGAATTACAATAGAAGAAAGGGGCCATTGAAAATGTATCCCCAGCTTTGTGGCCAGGTTGTGGGATGCTGCTTCAAACAA caACACGTGGACGCGCTTGAATTCTACACGGCGGAAGAGGCGCGTCTGACAACTCTCGtcgaggaggagagaaaagtTTCCTTGAGTCGACCGATAGGTGTAGCATTCGTGACGCTGG GCACGCCGGGAGCCGCGAGGACTATGCGTCGGCAGCTGCGCTCCTCGCCGTCCATCAAGTGGGTCGTAGACTATGCACCGGCACCCGCGGACATATTTTGGGAAAATTTGAGCATCGCCAGGCCTTGCTGGTACTTCAATGCGATTATGATCAACACCTTGTTGGGCCTTACTATGTTCTTTCTTACGACACCTGCT GTCGTGGTGACGGCAGTGAACAATTTGTCGACGACCGGAGAGATAAAAAAGCTCAGCCCTCTGCTGTCAGCCTTCCTGCCAACGGTCCTGCTGGTCAGCGTGGCTGCGCTGATGCCGGCTCTGGTTGGACGTAGCGAAGCTCTGGTGAGGCACTGGACCAGAAGTGGCTTGAATAGAGCTGTTATGAGGAAGACGCTGCTCCTGCTTCTGTTGATGGTACTGATTCTACCGAGTTTAGGATTGACCAGTGCCCAGGCATTCTTCGAGTGGACTGTAAGCGCGGGAAATAATACCGCGCGCTGGGAGTGCGTCTTTCTGCCCGATCAG GGTGCGTTGTTTGTAAATTATGTGATAACGGCAGCATTATTAGGAAGCGGCCTGGAGCTTGTGAGATTTCCAGAGCTGGCACTTTATACCTTTAGGCTATGCATAGCGAGAAGTCGCGCGGAGCGCATTTACGTTAGGAAAGCTGTTCTGTGGGAGTTCCCTCTGGGCGCGCACTACGCCTGGCTACTGTTGGTCTTCACAATGACGACGGTTTACAGCCTGGCATGTCCGCTCATCACGCCCTTTGGGCTGCTCTatttatcaattaaacattTA gTGGACCGACACAATTTGTGCTTCGCATACGGCCCGAGCGTTGGAGGAGGTCAATTATCAGGAGCTGCGGCGACCGCTGCTGGAGCTGCGCCGGTTCTCGCACAGGCTGCATTTCTGGCCTTGGGTCTCGTGCGAACGGAACTATCGCCATTAGCCGCAGTCCAACTTATCGGACTTGCAGCCAACATTCTGGGTCTTGTCACCGGAGCGACCTTGCCTGCTTCGAAACCCAAG AGCCAGTCATCGAAACGAGATTTATCCGCGGGTCAGCATTTCGTTGCACCAGTGCTGCGGAAGAAACTTAACGTGGGCAGTCCGGAGGAGACGGTTTCAGGATCTACATCTGTGCAAAGCTCACTAA
- the LOC100116180 gene encoding CSC1-like protein 2 isoform X4, with protein MELFYGEHSESRDGEVTCIEASVNSHLSHTDRGFLSWIVTAFKLPDVELLKRAGPDGLLYVSFQRHLIVLTAMMTAVSLCIILPINFHGKNSGDESTFSHTTISNLDSKSHWLWVHTLILLSYLPIGAVVMRRFIKQVRDMKPAGELAARTLLITEIPKHQCNVDGLTEYFTEAFPTLTVEDVTLAYDIKQLTKLDAERDCAEQARLYCENYNRRKGPLKMYPQLCGQVVGCCFKQQHVDALEFYTAEEARLTTLVEEERKVSLSRPIGVAFVTLGTPGAARTMRRQLRSSPSIKWVVDYAPAPADIFWENLSIARPCWYFNAIMINTLLGLTMFFLTTPAVVVTAVNNLSTTGEIKKLSPLLSAFLPTVLLVSVAALMPALVGRSEALVRHWTRSGLNRAVMRKTLLLLLLMVLILPSLGLTSAQAFFEWTVSAGNNTARWECVFLPDQGALFVNYVITAALLGSGLELVRFPELALYTFRLCIARSRAERIYVRKAVLWEFPLGAHYAWLLLVFTMTTVYSLACPLITPFGLLYLSIKHLVDRHNLCFAYGPSVGGGQLSGAAATAAGAAPVLAQAAFLALGLVRTELSPLAAVQLIGLAANILGLVTGATLPASKPKSQSSKRDLSAGQHFVAPVLRKKLNVGSPEETVSGSTSVQSSLNYTNPPDDTRIKIEKLQN; from the exons ATGGAGCTGTTTTATGGTGAGCATTCTGAATCTAGAGATGGTGAAGTGACATGCATAGAAGCATCCGTGAATTCACATCTTTCCCATACGGATAGAGGATTTCTATCGTGGATAGTAACAGCTTTCAAATTACC AGATGTTGAGCTGTTGAAGAGAGCTGGTCCAGATGGCCTACTTTATGTCTCTTTTCAGAGACATTTAATTGTATTGACTGCCATGATGACTGCCGTTTCGCTTTGCATCATTTTACCGATCAATTTTCATGGGAAAAACAGCGGAGATGAAAGTACTTTCAGTCACACAACCATATCCAATCTTGATTCCAAGTCTCATTGGCTCTGGGTACACACGCTGATACTCCTATCATATTTGCCTATTGGAGCAGTTGTCATGCGACGATTCATAAAACAAGTCAGAGATATGAAACCAGCAGGAGAGTTGGCAGCAAGAACTTTGTTGATCACAGAGATTCCAAAGCACCAATGCAATGTTGATGGATTGACAGAATACTTTAC AGAAGCTTTCCCCACTTTAACCGTCGAGGATGTAACTCTAGCATATGATATTAAACAACTAACGAAATTGGATGCAGAAAGAGACTGCGCCGAGCAGGCGCGACTTTATTGTGAGAATTACAATAGAAGAAAGGGGCCATTGAAAATGTATCCCCAGCTTTGTGGCCAGGTTGTGGGATGCTGCTTCAAACAA caACACGTGGACGCGCTTGAATTCTACACGGCGGAAGAGGCGCGTCTGACAACTCTCGtcgaggaggagagaaaagtTTCCTTGAGTCGACCGATAGGTGTAGCATTCGTGACGCTGG GCACGCCGGGAGCCGCGAGGACTATGCGTCGGCAGCTGCGCTCCTCGCCGTCCATCAAGTGGGTCGTAGACTATGCACCGGCACCCGCGGACATATTTTGGGAAAATTTGAGCATCGCCAGGCCTTGCTGGTACTTCAATGCGATTATGATCAACACCTTGTTGGGCCTTACTATGTTCTTTCTTACGACACCTGCT GTCGTGGTGACGGCAGTGAACAATTTGTCGACGACCGGAGAGATAAAAAAGCTCAGCCCTCTGCTGTCAGCCTTCCTGCCAACGGTCCTGCTGGTCAGCGTGGCTGCGCTGATGCCGGCTCTGGTTGGACGTAGCGAAGCTCTGGTGAGGCACTGGACCAGAAGTGGCTTGAATAGAGCTGTTATGAGGAAGACGCTGCTCCTGCTTCTGTTGATGGTACTGATTCTACCGAGTTTAGGATTGACCAGTGCCCAGGCATTCTTCGAGTGGACTGTAAGCGCGGGAAATAATACCGCGCGCTGGGAGTGCGTCTTTCTGCCCGATCAG GGTGCGTTGTTTGTAAATTATGTGATAACGGCAGCATTATTAGGAAGCGGCCTGGAGCTTGTGAGATTTCCAGAGCTGGCACTTTATACCTTTAGGCTATGCATAGCGAGAAGTCGCGCGGAGCGCATTTACGTTAGGAAAGCTGTTCTGTGGGAGTTCCCTCTGGGCGCGCACTACGCCTGGCTACTGTTGGTCTTCACAATGACGACGGTTTACAGCCTGGCATGTCCGCTCATCACGCCCTTTGGGCTGCTCTatttatcaattaaacattTA gTGGACCGACACAATTTGTGCTTCGCATACGGCCCGAGCGTTGGAGGAGGTCAATTATCAGGAGCTGCGGCGACCGCTGCTGGAGCTGCGCCGGTTCTCGCACAGGCTGCATTTCTGGCCTTGGGTCTCGTGCGAACGGAACTATCGCCATTAGCCGCAGTCCAACTTATCGGACTTGCAGCCAACATTCTGGGTCTTGTCACCGGAGCGACCTTGCCTGCTTCGAAACCCAAG AGCCAGTCATCGAAACGAGATTTATCCGCGGGTCAGCATTTCGTTGCACCAGTGCTGCGGAAGAAACTTAACGTGGGCAGTCCGGAGGAGACGGTTTCAGGATCTACATCTGTGCAAAGCTCACTAA